The following nucleotide sequence is from Barnesiella viscericola DSM 18177.
CAACATCAAGGGCATGTACAGCAAACTGCTGGCCAACTATCCCGACTGGCTGCTCGACGAGGGCAAGCCCAAATTCCGCCCCTTCGAGCGCATGGCCAACACCTCGGTCATCGTCGGGCGCGACTGCCGGGTCACCATCGGCTCGGCCGAGAGTCAGGAGTCGGTGCGGGGCATCGATGCCGCCATGGCCCACCTCTCCGAGGTAGCCTTCTGGCGCAACAGCCGCATGAAGTCGCCCGAGCAACTGGTACGGTCGGTGTGCGGGTCGATCATGCTGCTCCCCTACTCGATGGTGGTGATGGAGAGCACGGCCAACGGCACCGGCTCCTACTTTCACCAGGAGTGCGAGCGGGCCAAGCGGCACGAAAGCGACAAGCTGTTTGCCTTCGTCCCCTGGTTTGAAATCGAGATGTATGCCATTCCCGTCAACGACTACGACTCGCTCATCGCCACTCTCACCGACTACGAACGCATGCTCTGGGACCGGGGGGCTACCCTCGAAGCCATCGCCTGGTACCGCCAGAAGCGGAAGGAGTATTCGCGCCACACCGACATGATGGCCGAGTATCCCAGCGACGACATCGAGGCCTTCTGCTACTCGGGCGAACGGGTGTTCGACCCCACGCTGGTCGAGCGGTTGCGCCACGGCTGCTGCGCGCCCCGGTTCGAGGGCGACATTCACGGCAAGGAGCTCACCGGCCGCGAGGCTCTCGAAGGCATCGAGTTGGAGGCCAAGCCAGGTGGCCCCCTGCAAGTGTGGGAATATCCAGCCGAACACCACGACATTCGCGACCGCTATCTGGCGGTAGTCGACATCGGCGGCCGCTCCGACATGGCCGACTACTCGGTCATCGCCATCTTCGACCGCTACTGGATGCTCGAAGGGGGGCCCGCCGAGGTCGTGGCCCAATGGCGGGGACACATCGACCACGACCTGCTCGCCTGGAAGGCCGCCCAAATGGCCGCCTACTACCAGAACGCCCTGCTGGTCATCGAGAGCAATACCCTCGAAACCGAGCACGACGACAGCGAACACTCGGCCTACCTGCTCGACACCCTCTCACGCTACTACGACAACCTCTACGCCCGGCCGGCACCCCCCGACAGCATCGGGCAACGCCCCTCCTCCCGCTGGGGATTCCACATGAACCGGGCCACCAAGGTGCTGGTCATCGATGCCCAACGATCGGCCCTGCGCGAAGGGGCCTACATCGAGCACGACGCCCGGGCCTGCTACGAGCACGACGTGTTCGAGCGCAAACCCAACGGCAGCTACGGAGCCATGGAGGGGCACCACGACGATATTCTCATCACCCGCTGCATAGGCAACTACATTTGCAGCCGCGACCTCCCCTCGTTCATCAAGCCCGGCCACCGGGGCGGCGAGCCCATCGTCAACGAGTCGTCGATATAGCCGGGCTGGATAAAAGATAAAATCGGGCAATTTCGCCCGGCGGCACGCAATCACGAGTCCACTCGACCCGAACCCGGACAAACACCCGCCACACCTCTTTCGGTTTGACAAGAAACCCTAATAATCTGAAAAATAGCTCCGCTGCCTGCGGCTTTCTGTGACAATCCTTCTATCTTTGCCCCCCAGAAAGCCGCAACAGGGGAGCACAGTTTTTCAAACCGAAGCAAATCCCTGTCTCCGATCGCGTTTCTCCCCACCTGTTCAAGCTCCGCAAATGATACCGATATGAATACAAAATACATCATAGGAATCGTACTCGCCAGCCTGTTGTTCACCGCCCCGGTGCAGGCCCAAAAGCAAACCGCCCCGGCCGAAAAGACCGAGACCCGAGCACAGAGCGTCAAACCGCGTCACCTCACCAAAGCTGAGTTTCTCTCGAAGGTTGCCAACTTCGAGAAGACCCCCGACCGCTGGGAGTACCTCGGTGCCCGTCCCTGCATCGTCGACTTCTACGCCTCGTGGTGCGGTCCCTGCCGCAAACTGGCTCCCATACTCGAAGAACTGGCCACCGAATACGCCGGGAAAATCGACATCTACAAAGTCGACGTCGACAAGGAACCGCAGCTGGCCGCCATCTTCGGGGTGCAAAGCATTCCCACCTTGCTCTTCTGCCCCATGACGGCCCAGCCCCAAATCGCCACCGGCTTCATGGACAAGGAGGCGCTACAACAGGCCATCAGTCAGGTGCTGCTCCCGTAACCGGGGCCGCCCCCGTTTTTCACAAACCAAGACAAGAGATTAGAGGAATCACCCTCGACACGACACGCCCGGGACTACTCGTCGTCATCGGGCCACAGGCGCATCGCAATGCGGGCACACCCCTCGGCATCGGCCAGGGCGTTGTGGTGATGGTCAAAAGGGATACCCAGATAGGCGCACACCGTGGGCAGCCGATAGTTCGCGATGTCGGTGCGCGGGATCAACCGCCTGGCCCGCGTGAGGGTACA
It contains:
- the trxA gene encoding thioredoxin is translated as MNTKYIIGIVLASLLFTAPVQAQKQTAPAEKTETRAQSVKPRHLTKAEFLSKVANFEKTPDRWEYLGARPCIVDFYASWCGPCRKLAPILEELATEYAGKIDIYKVDVDKEPQLAAIFGVQSIPTLLFCPMTAQPQIATGFMDKEALQQAISQVLLP